The Rosa rugosa chromosome 1, drRosRugo1.1, whole genome shotgun sequence genomic sequence TGTCAGTCTAGTTAGCGTGTGACGCCGCAGGAAGGCTCACTGAAATCCGAGTTGAAGGTGACTCCGAGTTGGTCATTGATTGCATTCATGGAAAGTGTGATGTTCCTTTGGCATATAAAACTTGTCATTAGAGACATCATTAACATGAAGAATAACTTCTCATGGAGTGTTAGCTCAGTAGTTAGAGCATCCACTACCTAGGATCCAAGTCCtgagttcgagtcaccatgtcTCATCGTATCTCTTTTAACCATATATATACAGTTGCGGAAGTCAGTCGCTCATTGCAAGCCGGTCGAGTTTGAGATAATGGATTGCCAAACAGACTTTTGTTTCTAGTTTTTTGTAATAGTcgttttttatatatatatatatatatatatatatatatatatatatatatatatacaattaaACTCAATACATGTGGTCGAGATTCTTATCCCTAACCATCCTTAAAAAAACTGTCTTTTAATGAGCACTACAGTCACTATtgttatttttcaatttcatgaagaaaaaaaaattgattttgcTTTCCACAAACCAAGTTTTTTTTAGATCTTTCGTGTCCAAACACATCCACTAGTACAAACCAAAAGAATTATTTTCTCgcctttattttcttcttctattgtCCTTTTTTGTTCATTGCTAAAGTGTGCTATCACTCTTAGTCGGAACTTAATTTGGATAAAGCTTGAGAAATGACGGTCTAACGGACCGAAAAAAGAGCTTTTACTTTTACCTTTTATCCTTTTTCCCGGAAGAAAAATAACCCTAGTTTTACTCAACAGTCTTAACGGACCTCTCATATCCTCCTCCCACTTTCACAGTTTCACAAAGCAAAACCAGCAGCAGCCTAACCCTATGGTTCTCCAATGACCACGTTCACCAACTCGGCGAGTCGACTCACTCTCCCCTACCAACCAACCCCTCTCAATTCCCAGATCCCTCAAAACCCACTAAAGAACCCATCTAACCCATCTTCCACAATCCCTAATGACCTCCACATAGCCCAAAATGTTAAACCCCATCAAAACCCCAACTCTCCTTCACGTCAGAACCCTCCAATCTCTATTGGGTCCTCACCATTTTCCCAAACTCTCATCAAGAACCAAGCTTTTCACCCATCCCTGTCACTCCTCCCCAAACCCTTTcccaaacttggtctccaaaaTCTGTGACATTTTGAGTGACCCCAAATGGGAAAAAAGCTCAGAGCTTTTGGGTCTGATCCACAATCTCAGAACCTATCACATGTTGAAGATTATTCAGACTCACAGGAACACAGACTCGGCTTTGAGATTCTTCTTCTGGGTTTCGAGGAGAAAACCTTACAAGCATGACATGAGCTGCTTTGTTTCAATGCTGGATAGGCTTGTGAGGGAGAAGCTTTTCGGGCCGGCAGACCATGTAAGGCTTTTGCTTGTTAAAGCTTGTAGGAATGAGGAAGAGCTTAAATGGGTGATTGGGTAtttgaatgaaaagaaaagaactgGTTTTGGGTTTACATTGTATAGTTTCAATACGCTTTTGATTCAGTTGGGCAAGTTTGAGATGGTTAGTGAAGCTCAAAATGTGTATAATGAGATACTAAGTAGTGAGGTTAAGCCGAGTCTGTTGACATTTAATACTATGATCAATATATTGTGCAAGAAGGGCAAGGTTCAGGAAGCAGAGTTGATTTTGAGCAGGATTATGCAGTATGAAATGTTGCCGGATGTTTTTACTTATACATCGTTGGTTCTTGGGCATTGTAGAAGTGGTAACTTAAATTTGGCATTTGAGGTTTATGACCGGATGGTGAAGGCAGGTTGTGACCCGAATTCAGTTACGTACTCAACACTTATTAATGGGTTATGCAATGAGGGGAGGGTGGATGAGGCACTGGATATGCTTGATGAAATGATAGGGAAGGGGATTGAACCCACAGTTTATACTTACACTGTCCCAATTACTTCACTTTGTGAGGCAAATCGACCATTGGAAGCAATCAGGCTTTTCGGAAGTATGACGAAGAGGGGTTGCTGTCCGAATATTCATACTTATACAGCATTGATCAGCGGGTTGTCTCGGACAGGGAAACTCGAAGTTGCTATTGGACTCTATCACAAACTGTTGAAGGATGGTATGGTTCCAAGCATGGTTACCTTCAACACAATTATGAATGAAACAATTGAGGCAGGAAGATATGACATGGGTCTGAAGATTATTTATTGGATGGAGAGACATGGTTATGGTATCTCGGAAAATACCCGAACacacaatcatatcatcaagGGCTTATGCTTGATGGGTAAGATTCACAATGCGATGGCTCTTTTAAGCAAAATGCTTAAAGTGGGACCGTCTCCAAATGTGATTACATATAACACATTGATCAATGGATACCTCAATAGAGGTAATCTAAACAATGCTCTGAGGTTATTAGAGTTGATGAAAGGGAGAGGATGTAAACTAGATGAGTGGACATATACCGAAGTTATTTCTGGGTGTTGCAAGGCGCACAAGTCTGAATTTGCATTTAATCTTTTCCATGATATGTTAAAACAGGGCATTAGCCCAAATCAGGTCACTTACAACGTTTTGATTGTTGGATGCTGTAATGAGGGGAAGGTAGATGCTGCCTCGTCATTTTTCAAGCAAATGGAAGAGAATGGTTGCTCTCCAGATATTGAAAGCTACAATGCCATTATACATCGTTTGTCAAAAGACAATCAATTTGCTAAAGCCAAGCAACTGTGTAAAAAGATGGTGGATCAAGGACTGCTTCCGAATGTCATTACCTACACATCTTTAATTGATGGCCTCTGTAAGAATGGTAGTACTGACCTTGCGTTCAGGATTTTCCATGAAATGAGAGAAAGAGATTGCTTGCCGAACTTGTACACTTATAGTTCACTTGTTTTTGGGTTATGTCAGGAAGGCAAGGCTGATGATGCTGAGAGGTTACTTGAAGAAATGGAGAGGGAAGGATTGGTTCCTGATGTGGTAACATTTACCACGCTCATTAATGGTTTTGTTATGCTTGGTAGGCTAGATCATGCATTCTTACTTCTTAAGCGAATGGTTGATGTTGGCTGCAAACCCAACTATTTTACTTTTACTGTGTTGGTCAAAGGGTTGCAAAGGGAAAGTCAGTTACTCACAGAAAAGGTTGTGGGCCTTGTCGCGCAACATGAAGCACAGTGTGGTTCCAGCTCTGACAAGAGATTCAACTTTTTTGAGATATTATGTAATCTCCTAGCTAGGATGTCAGAGAATGGATGTGAACCAACTATTGATACCTACAGTATTTTAGTGAGAGGCTTGTGTGAAGATCGCAAATATGATGAAGTAGATCAGTTGGTGGAGCATATGAAAGAGAAAGGCCTGTATCCCAGTGAAGAGTTTTACAGGCCTCTATTCTTTGCTCATTGCAAAAACTTAAAACTGGACTCTGCTCTGGAAATCTTTGGCTTGATGGCAGATAGAGGCTTTAAGGTTAACTTTTCAACCTATACAGCACTTATTTGTGCTCTCTGCAGGGCAAAACGGATGGAAGAAGCTGAAACGTTGTTGAAAAGTATGCTAGAATGCCAGTGGAATGCTGATGAGATTGTTTGGACTGTATTAATCGATGGGTTACTGAAAAAAGGGCAGTCAGATCCATGCATGCAGCTTCTTCATGTTATTGAATCTCAAAACTGCAGTCTCTGGGTCGAGACATATGCTATCTTGGCCAGAGAACTTTCTCATGTAAACAAAACTATGGCGACTTCTCAAATTGCTGACAGAGCGATAGATTTAGAAGTACATTGATCATGGTTTCATTATACACATGAAGACACAAAGCATTCTGTGGTCTTCAGGAG encodes the following:
- the LOC133725898 gene encoding pentatricopeptide repeat-containing protein At5g65560-like, whose translation is MLNPIKTPTLLHVRTLQSLLGPHHFPKLSSRTKLFTHPCHSSPNPFPNLVSKICDILSDPKWEKSSELLGLIHNLRTYHMLKIIQTHRNTDSALRFFFWVSRRKPYKHDMSCFVSMLDRLVREKLFGPADHVRLLLVKACRNEEELKWVIGYLNEKKRTGFGFTLYSFNTLLIQLGKFEMVSEAQNVYNEILSSEVKPSLLTFNTMINILCKKGKVQEAELILSRIMQYEMLPDVFTYTSLVLGHCRSGNLNLAFEVYDRMVKAGCDPNSVTYSTLINGLCNEGRVDEALDMLDEMIGKGIEPTVYTYTVPITSLCEANRPLEAIRLFGSMTKRGCCPNIHTYTALISGLSRTGKLEVAIGLYHKLLKDGMVPSMVTFNTIMNETIEAGRYDMGLKIIYWMERHGYGISENTRTHNHIIKGLCLMGKIHNAMALLSKMLKVGPSPNVITYNTLINGYLNRGNLNNALRLLELMKGRGCKLDEWTYTEVISGCCKAHKSEFAFNLFHDMLKQGISPNQVTYNVLIVGCCNEGKVDAASSFFKQMEENGCSPDIESYNAIIHRLSKDNQFAKAKQLCKKMVDQGLLPNVITYTSLIDGLCKNGSTDLAFRIFHEMRERDCLPNLYTYSSLVFGLCQEGKADDAERLLEEMEREGLVPDVVTFTTLINGFVMLGRLDHAFLLLKRMVDVGCKPNYFTFTVLVKGLQRESQLLTEKVVGLVAQHEAQCGSSSDKRFNFFEILCNLLARMSENGCEPTIDTYSILVRGLCEDRKYDEVDQLVEHMKEKGLYPSEEFYRPLFFAHCKNLKLDSALEIFGLMADRGFKVNFSTYTALICALCRAKRMEEAETLLKSMLECQWNADEIVWTVLIDGLLKKGQSDPCMQLLHVIESQNCSLWVETYAILARELSHVNKTMATSQIADRAIDLEVH